The Natrinema salaciae genome includes a window with the following:
- a CDS encoding MBL fold metallo-hydrolase, with protein MTGINRDAPWLPADAGPAFDPLEHADIRPSADRPMVVTPRGGDREVGRSCYQVDTEYGTYLVDCGLNQGDGGDYPDFRGLDPESVDAVFLTHAHIDHCGGLPVLEARGLLDDDAPIVATRPTIDLAETLLEDSLTIHRREANRRGGCQRFTRADVSAVLERFEPVDYGGGRVEAVAASVDSDPLVFQLGNAAHLLGSAWLMLQTSGYRVVFSGDLGGRADHLPDITPPPQADLLLLESTYGATHSHTSFDDAQAAIYEAVERALNDRKPVLIPTFAVGRAQTLQLLFSNRLHTLPNDLGDRVRLVVDGLAQEATALYHEYVTSEYVDDAIANRARESGDATPFSPPQVEFPQSDADRRAILEDADPATGGRVPIIVAPSGMLTGGNSPRYLVEMASRFHAATVLLTGYQAQQTVGRTIRNQVDAGTDEVRFTTDADPFGTDWPAADTVTWIATEDGSEPRTRVTIPSEWVATVDGLSGHAAQHGLLEFARTVDPETIALIHGPDYAQEHLGNHLAKNVDSVGSVTRSRRLTPIAVEREGDPETAALSPELFESDHETAYDQLEDVFELLAALNEDVAAARTDTGRSEAEIRAIVRDELERADLLEE; from the coding sequence ATGACCGGAATAAACCGGGACGCGCCGTGGCTTCCCGCCGACGCGGGGCCGGCGTTCGACCCGCTCGAGCACGCCGATATCCGCCCGTCCGCGGACAGACCGATGGTCGTCACGCCCCGCGGCGGCGACCGAGAAGTCGGTCGGAGCTGTTATCAGGTCGATACCGAGTACGGCACCTACCTCGTGGACTGCGGCCTGAACCAGGGCGACGGCGGCGACTACCCCGATTTCCGCGGGCTCGACCCCGAATCGGTCGATGCGGTCTTTCTCACCCACGCCCACATCGATCACTGCGGCGGGCTGCCGGTCCTGGAGGCGCGCGGCCTGCTCGACGACGACGCGCCGATCGTCGCGACGCGGCCGACGATCGATCTCGCGGAGACGCTACTCGAGGACTCGTTGACGATCCACCGCCGGGAGGCGAACCGACGGGGCGGGTGCCAGCGGTTCACGCGGGCGGACGTCTCGGCGGTGCTCGAGCGGTTCGAACCCGTCGACTACGGCGGCGGGCGCGTCGAAGCCGTCGCGGCGTCGGTCGACTCGGACCCGCTGGTGTTTCAACTGGGCAACGCCGCCCACCTGCTCGGCTCGGCGTGGCTCATGCTCCAGACGAGCGGCTACCGCGTCGTCTTCTCCGGCGATCTCGGCGGCCGCGCCGACCACCTGCCCGACATCACACCGCCGCCGCAGGCGGATCTCCTCCTCCTCGAGTCGACGTACGGGGCGACCCACAGCCACACGTCGTTCGACGACGCACAGGCGGCGATCTACGAGGCCGTCGAGCGGGCGTTGAACGATCGGAAACCTGTTCTGATCCCGACCTTCGCCGTGGGCCGCGCACAGACGCTCCAGTTGCTGTTTTCCAATCGGCTCCACACGTTACCGAACGATCTCGGCGACCGCGTGCGTCTCGTCGTCGACGGACTGGCACAGGAGGCGACGGCGCTGTATCACGAGTACGTGACGAGCGAGTATGTGGACGACGCCATCGCGAACCGAGCGCGGGAGAGTGGGGACGCGACCCCGTTCTCGCCGCCGCAGGTCGAGTTCCCGCAGTCCGACGCCGATCGGCGGGCGATTCTCGAGGACGCCGACCCGGCAACGGGCGGGCGGGTACCGATAATCGTCGCGCCGTCGGGGATGCTGACCGGCGGGAACTCCCCGCGCTATCTCGTCGAAATGGCGTCGCGGTTCCACGCCGCAACGGTGCTGCTCACGGGCTATCAGGCCCAGCAGACGGTCGGGCGGACGATCCGGAACCAGGTCGACGCCGGGACCGACGAGGTCCGGTTCACCACCGACGCCGACCCCTTCGGGACCGACTGGCCCGCCGCCGATACCGTGACCTGGATCGCGACCGAGGACGGGAGCGAACCGCGCACGCGCGTAACGATCCCCAGCGAGTGGGTCGCGACGGTCGACGGGCTGAGCGGGCACGCCGCCCAGCACGGGCTGCTCGAGTTCGCGCGGACCGTCGACCCGGAGACGATCGCGTTGATCCACGGCCCGGACTACGCGCAGGAACACCTCGGGAACCACCTCGCGAAAAACGTCGACAGCGTCGGGTCCGTCACCCGGAGCCGCCGGCTCACCCCGATCGCCGTCGAACGCGAGGGCGATCCCGAGACGGCGGCGCTGTCCCCGGAGCTGTTCGAGAGCGACCACGAAACCGCCTACGACCAGCTCGAGGACGTCTTCGAACTCCTGGCCGCGCTGAACGAGGACGTGGCCGCTGCGCGGACCGATACCGGCCGGAGCGAAGCCGAGATCCGGGCGATCGTCAGGGACGAACTCGAGCGCGCCGATCTGCTGGAAGAGTAG
- a CDS encoding glycosyltransferase, with translation MKIGFFTDSYFPEIDGVTYTIKLWREELERKGHEVYVVYPDGDYEPGEREFPVTSLPNPFYAGYRIPLTRRTATLPDLDVVHCHGPAPIGVLGRYYAWKHDLPTIYTHHTPLEEYFHQSIKLESAAALLSKLYVPVEDAFLRSFDVVTASTERIERDVEHVQLPVGIDMDFFRPTETDWYPDRTVVGYSGRLSMEKNVSEILRVAEELPEYDFVVVGEGPYRGCLERNAPDNVELREFLPREELPVFYSSIDAFLTASTADTLGLSTLEANACGTPVAAADVPPFDQTIGDDNGERFAYGDLDSMVEAVETCLATDRETRAAVERYSVDYTMTHLEQLYHNVPLSRDEVAVDVESPWRLSEEERS, from the coding sequence ATGAAAATCGGATTCTTTACGGACAGTTATTTCCCCGAGATCGACGGTGTAACGTACACGATCAAGCTCTGGCGGGAGGAGCTAGAGCGGAAGGGACACGAGGTGTACGTCGTCTACCCGGACGGCGACTACGAACCGGGGGAGCGCGAGTTCCCGGTCACGTCGCTCCCGAACCCCTTCTACGCGGGCTATCGGATCCCGCTCACCAGACGAACCGCGACGCTTCCCGACCTCGACGTCGTCCACTGTCACGGCCCCGCACCGATCGGGGTTCTCGGTCGGTACTACGCCTGGAAACACGACCTCCCGACGATCTACACGCACCACACGCCACTCGAGGAGTACTTCCACCAGAGCATCAAACTCGAGTCGGCCGCGGCGCTCCTCTCGAAGCTGTACGTTCCCGTGGAGGACGCGTTCCTCCGGAGCTTCGACGTCGTGACCGCGTCGACGGAACGGATCGAACGCGACGTCGAACACGTCCAGTTGCCGGTCGGGATCGACATGGACTTCTTCCGGCCGACCGAGACGGACTGGTATCCCGACCGGACGGTCGTCGGCTACAGCGGGCGGCTCAGCATGGAGAAGAACGTCAGCGAGATCCTCCGCGTCGCCGAGGAGCTGCCCGAGTACGACTTCGTCGTCGTCGGCGAGGGTCCCTACCGGGGCTGCCTCGAGCGGAACGCCCCGGACAACGTCGAACTCCGCGAGTTCCTCCCCCGCGAGGAGTTACCGGTGTTCTACTCCTCGATCGACGCCTTCCTGACGGCCTCGACCGCAGACACCCTCGGGCTCTCGACGCTCGAGGCCAACGCCTGCGGGACGCCCGTCGCGGCCGCCGACGTCCCGCCGTTCGACCAGACGATCGGCGACGACAACGGCGAGCGGTTCGCGTACGGCGATCTCGACTCGATGGTCGAGGCCGTCGAGACGTGTCTGGCGACCGACCGCGAGACCAGGGCCGCCGTCGAACGCTACTCCGTCGACTACACCATGACCCACCTCGAGCAACTCTACCACAACGTCCCGCTCTCGAGGGACGAGGTCGCCGTGGACGTGGAGAGTCCGTGGCGGCTCTCCGAAGAAGAACGGAGCTGA
- a CDS encoding glycosyltransferase family 4 protein, with protein MKVSHYFEFEEHVTGGIRESVVHQRKMLDRLGLSYTTSPTLDADVLHCNLMGPRSVWYARRARSRGIPVVAHTHVTAEDFGDSFRFTNALARPLRPYLERAYGLADALVCPSAYNRRLIETYTDTPTTVVSNGVDREKLEGFESLEATYRERYDLEPPTVFLVGHVIKRKGLETFVELARRLPELDFAWFGPLDRSLKGRETTRLIDNSPDNCTFTGYVDDIRGAYAAGDIFCFPTHEENEGIALLEAMTAGKPILVRDIETFSWLEDGDDCLKVSDAGVSGFEAALERLTDPALRDRLGTNAARRSEEFSLAAVADRYRSLYEEVA; from the coding sequence ATGAAAGTCAGCCACTACTTCGAGTTCGAGGAGCACGTCACCGGCGGCATCCGCGAGTCCGTCGTCCATCAACGGAAGATGCTCGATCGGCTCGGGCTGTCGTACACGACGTCGCCGACCCTCGACGCCGACGTGCTCCACTGTAACCTCATGGGCCCGCGATCCGTCTGGTACGCCAGGCGGGCCCGATCTCGGGGGATACCGGTCGTCGCGCACACGCACGTGACCGCAGAGGACTTCGGCGACAGCTTCCGGTTTACCAACGCCCTCGCCAGGCCACTCCGGCCGTATCTCGAGCGGGCCTACGGGCTCGCGGACGCGCTGGTCTGTCCGTCGGCGTACAACCGGCGGCTGATCGAGACCTACACTGACACGCCGACGACCGTCGTCTCGAACGGGGTCGACCGCGAGAAGCTCGAGGGGTTCGAGTCGCTGGAAGCGACGTACCGCGAGCGGTACGATCTCGAGCCGCCCACGGTCTTCCTCGTCGGTCACGTCATCAAGCGCAAGGGGCTCGAGACGTTCGTCGAGCTGGCTCGGCGGCTGCCGGAGCTGGACTTCGCGTGGTTCGGGCCGCTCGACCGGTCGCTGAAGGGACGAGAGACGACGAGATTGATCGACAACTCGCCGGACAACTGCACCTTCACCGGCTACGTCGACGACATCCGCGGTGCGTACGCGGCGGGCGACATCTTCTGTTTCCCCACGCACGAGGAAAACGAGGGCATCGCGCTGTTGGAGGCGATGACCGCGGGGAAGCCGATCCTCGTCCGGGACATCGAGACGTTCTCGTGGCTCGAGGACGGCGACGACTGCTTGAAGGTGTCCGACGCAGGTGTGAGCGGGTTCGAGGCCGCGCTGGAGCGGCTCACGGACCCCGCGCTCCGTGACCGGCTCGGAACGAACGCGGCCCGCCGGAGCGAGGAGTTCTCGCTCGCGGCGGTCGCGGACCGATACCGATCGCTGTACGAGGAGGTGGCCTGA
- a CDS encoding sulfatase codes for METTRQSNVLFVVLDTVRKDRLGPYGYERETTPTLSRFAEEAAVFESAVAPAPWTLPVHASLFTGRYPSQHGADQGSPYLEDETTLASVLSAAGYDTACYSSNAWITPYTGLTDGFDEQDSFFEILPGDVLSGPLASAWQAVNDNEYLRELASRLVHLGAKAHATLASGEGADSKTPSVIDRTKSFIDDSESETGWFAFVNLMDAHLPYYPPEEYREEFAPGVDPDDVCQNSKEYNAGARAIDDDEWDDIRGLYDAEIAHMDAELGRLFDWLRETGQWEETTVVVCADHGELHGEHDLYGHEFALYDQLINVPLLVKHPDLEADRRDGLVELLDCYHTVLDALDVDPDAAGTDGGAVARDSTRSLLSSDYRRFGAATEPDPGQRAVSDGDGDGGDYAFVEYAQPVIELHHLEEKASEAGIELPDDHRAYARLRAARSTDAKYVRADRIPDEGYRLDEDPSEETPVEPAADETVAATERALARFEDAVGGAWDDPSETNADEADALAEADEETQERLRELGYLE; via the coding sequence ATGGAAACGACTCGTCAGTCGAACGTCCTCTTCGTCGTTCTGGACACGGTCCGGAAGGACCGGCTCGGTCCGTACGGCTACGAACGGGAGACGACACCGACACTCTCGCGGTTCGCCGAGGAGGCGGCCGTCTTCGAGTCGGCGGTCGCGCCCGCGCCGTGGACGCTGCCGGTCCACGCCTCGCTGTTTACCGGCCGTTATCCCAGTCAGCACGGGGCCGATCAGGGAAGTCCGTACCTCGAGGACGAGACGACCCTCGCGTCGGTCCTGTCGGCGGCCGGTTACGACACGGCGTGTTACTCCTCGAACGCCTGGATCACACCCTACACCGGACTCACGGACGGGTTCGACGAGCAGGACTCGTTCTTCGAGATCCTGCCCGGTGACGTCCTCTCGGGGCCGCTAGCCAGCGCGTGGCAGGCCGTCAACGACAACGAGTATCTCCGCGAACTGGCCTCGAGGCTCGTCCACCTCGGGGCGAAAGCCCACGCCACGCTCGCCAGCGGTGAGGGGGCGGACTCGAAGACCCCGTCGGTCATCGACCGGACGAAGTCGTTCATCGACGACAGCGAGAGCGAGACGGGCTGGTTCGCGTTCGTCAATCTGATGGACGCCCACCTGCCGTACTACCCACCCGAGGAGTACCGCGAGGAGTTCGCACCGGGGGTCGACCCCGACGACGTCTGCCAGAATTCCAAGGAGTACAACGCCGGCGCGCGAGCCATCGACGACGACGAGTGGGACGACATCCGCGGTCTGTACGACGCGGAGATCGCGCACATGGACGCCGAACTCGGCCGCCTGTTCGACTGGTTGCGCGAGACCGGCCAGTGGGAGGAGACGACCGTCGTCGTCTGCGCCGACCACGGCGAACTCCACGGCGAGCACGACCTCTACGGTCACGAGTTCGCCCTCTACGACCAGTTGATCAACGTTCCGCTGCTGGTGAAACACCCCGATCTCGAGGCCGATCGACGCGACGGCCTTGTCGAGTTGCTCGACTGCTATCACACGGTCCTCGACGCCCTGGACGTCGACCCCGACGCGGCCGGGACGGACGGCGGTGCCGTCGCTCGCGATTCGACGCGCTCGCTGCTCTCGAGCGACTACCGGCGCTTCGGCGCGGCGACGGAGCCGGACCCCGGGCAGCGCGCCGTCAGCGACGGCGACGGCGACGGCGGCGATTACGCGTTCGTCGAGTACGCGCAGCCGGTCATCGAACTCCACCACCTGGAGGAGAAGGCGAGCGAGGCGGGTATCGAGCTCCCCGACGACCATCGCGCGTACGCCCGACTGCGCGCGGCCCGCAGCACCGACGCGAAGTACGTCCGCGCGGATCGCATTCCGGACGAGGGGTACCGGCTCGACGAGGACCCGAGCGAGGAGACCCCTGTCGAGCCGGCCGCCGACGAGACCGTCGCCGCCACCGAACGGGCGCTCGCTCGGTTCGAGGACGCCGTCGGCGGCGCGTGGGACGACCCGTCGGAGACGAACGCCGACGAGGCGGACGCGCTGGCCGAGGCCGACGAGGAGACCCAGGAGCGGCTGCGCGAACTCGGTTATCTCGAGTGA
- a CDS encoding lysylphosphatidylglycerol synthase transmembrane domain-containing protein, with amino-acid sequence MEERNRRAFLIGAFGAIAVFAVLFFAVGARDVVDSLLTADPSLVAATFALALCWLAAWSLMLRTVLVALDVELPLVKSFFVYSGAVFANNVTPFGQAGGEPIAALLISKVSDARYETGLVGIASVDVLNVIPSISLVLVGVGYYATTAAVGDRLETAVGSAVALIGGVVVVMVFVWRYRDKLVDRLPAVVAPRLGRLGLERFESDTLEEDLTDRMGRFFENIERVATDRWRLSAVIGLSLCGWLFQTAALMIAFEALGHSVPPYVLLFAVPLANLAGAAPLPGGLGGIEAAFVTLLVPTTGVPASAVTAAVLIFRGAIYWMPVLIGGASVSAFGVRSLR; translated from the coding sequence ATGGAGGAGCGTAATCGACGGGCCTTTCTCATCGGCGCGTTCGGCGCGATCGCGGTCTTCGCCGTCCTGTTTTTCGCCGTCGGCGCGCGGGACGTCGTCGACTCGTTGCTCACGGCCGACCCGTCCCTGGTCGCCGCAACGTTCGCGCTCGCGCTCTGCTGGCTCGCCGCGTGGAGTCTGATGCTCCGAACCGTCCTCGTCGCGCTCGACGTCGAACTCCCCCTCGTCAAGTCGTTTTTCGTCTACAGTGGTGCCGTCTTCGCCAACAACGTTACCCCGTTTGGACAGGCCGGCGGCGAACCGATCGCCGCGCTGCTCATCTCGAAAGTCTCCGACGCGCGCTACGAGACCGGCCTCGTCGGCATCGCCAGCGTCGACGTCCTGAACGTCATCCCCTCGATCTCGCTCGTCCTCGTGGGCGTCGGCTACTACGCGACCACCGCCGCCGTCGGCGACCGCCTCGAGACGGCCGTCGGATCGGCCGTCGCGCTGATCGGCGGCGTCGTGGTCGTCATGGTGTTCGTCTGGCGGTACCGGGACAAACTCGTCGACCGGCTTCCGGCCGTCGTCGCACCGCGACTCGGGCGGCTCGGCCTCGAGCGCTTCGAGTCCGACACGCTCGAGGAGGACCTCACGGACCGAATGGGGCGGTTCTTCGAGAACATCGAGCGGGTGGCGACGGATCGGTGGCGGCTCTCGGCCGTGATCGGGCTGTCGCTCTGTGGCTGGCTCTTCCAGACGGCCGCGCTCATGATCGCGTTCGAGGCGCTCGGCCACAGCGTCCCGCCGTACGTGTTACTGTTCGCGGTTCCACTCGCGAACCTCGCCGGCGCGGCCCCGCTCCCGGGAGGGCTCGGCGGGATCGAGGCCGCGTTCGTCACGCTGCTCGTCCCGACGACCGGCGTCCCGGCGTCGGCGGTCACCGCGGCCGTGCTCATCTTCCGCGGCGCGATCTACTGGATGCCCGTCCTGATCGGCGGCGCGTCGGTGTCGGCCTTCGGCGTCCGGTCGCTGCGGTGA
- a CDS encoding metal-dependent hydrolase, translating to MYRDGHAGFNALLYAPFVPLVSDRWSLRLALVGAVVALGVATLPDLDQPAPRIRHRGPTHTVWFALLVGVVAGIGTAIVAPGAPDAFAFGAAVGAGGVLAHLAGDVVTPMGISPFAPLWRAHVTLDWFASKNARINRALLLVGSSALAASLALTLSLAA from the coding sequence GTGTATCGAGACGGCCACGCCGGTTTCAACGCCCTGCTGTACGCCCCGTTCGTCCCGCTGGTGAGCGACCGCTGGTCGCTCCGGCTGGCGCTCGTAGGGGCGGTCGTCGCCCTCGGCGTCGCCACGCTCCCGGACCTCGATCAACCGGCCCCGCGGATCCGCCACCGCGGGCCGACGCACACGGTCTGGTTCGCGCTCCTCGTCGGGGTCGTCGCGGGCATCGGCACCGCCATCGTCGCCCCCGGCGCGCCGGACGCGTTCGCGTTCGGGGCCGCCGTCGGTGCCGGCGGCGTCCTCGCCCACCTCGCGGGCGACGTCGTGACGCCCATGGGGATCAGCCCGTTCGCGCCCCTCTGGCGGGCCCACGTCACGCTCGACTGGTTCGCCTCCAAGAACGCGCGGATCAACCGCGCGCTCTTGCTCGTCGGCTCGAGCGCGCTGGCGGCCTCACTGGCGCTCACGCTCTCGCTGGCCGCGTGA
- a CDS encoding metal-dependent hydrolase, producing the protein MEPTRFAFLAGAFATHAFVGYALVRGVTDADPRLGIVFGLLPDADFLFPAAWGWPFVHRGITHTPLFALALVAGCYAVARSRRVAVARSRRVAVAIALAIGSHLAIDSLSPMGIDWLFPLETSWSPGLAVHGPVATALLWATSIGLLAWRRDARPVEWLRRRLVR; encoded by the coding sequence ATGGAGCCGACACGGTTCGCGTTCCTCGCGGGCGCGTTCGCGACGCACGCGTTCGTCGGCTACGCGCTCGTTCGCGGCGTTACCGACGCCGATCCGCGTCTCGGGATCGTCTTCGGACTCCTCCCGGACGCGGACTTCCTCTTTCCCGCGGCGTGGGGGTGGCCGTTCGTCCACCGCGGAATCACCCACACGCCGCTGTTCGCGCTCGCGCTCGTCGCCGGGTGCTACGCGGTCGCCCGCAGTCGCCGGGTAGCGGTCGCCCGCAGTCGCCGGGTAGCGGTCGCCATCGCACTCGCGATCGGCTCGCACCTCGCGATCGACTCGCTCTCCCCGATGGGGATCGACTGGCTGTTCCCCCTCGAGACGAGCTGGAGTCCCGGACTCGCCGTCCACGGACCGGTCGCGACGGCCCTGCTCTGGGCCACGTCGATCGGCCTCCTCGCGTGGCGACGGGACGCCCGGCCGGTCGAGTGGCTTCGCCGGCGACTGGTGCGGTGA
- a CDS encoding DedA family protein, producing the protein MLPLQFEETPSWLESMFTSELAFAVLFGICILEGAMLLRFMPSELVVPAALALIGSSIPETVAIVGIAVVGTTIGQLCLFYLVRRAGREYVLRKRWFPITESRLERFDGWFDRWGGVAVAMSNTLLFVRGLLTVPAGLSEMEGRSFLVLSAAGSLSFQSILAVVYLLGGHLLALVGGHLLV; encoded by the coding sequence ATGCTCCCGCTGCAGTTCGAGGAGACGCCATCCTGGCTCGAGTCGATGTTCACGTCGGAGCTCGCGTTCGCGGTGTTGTTCGGAATCTGCATCCTCGAAGGAGCGATGTTGCTGCGGTTCATGCCGAGTGAACTCGTCGTGCCGGCCGCGCTGGCGCTGATCGGTTCGTCGATCCCCGAGACGGTCGCGATCGTCGGCATCGCCGTCGTCGGAACGACGATCGGACAGCTCTGTCTGTTCTATCTGGTCCGTCGGGCCGGCCGGGAGTACGTGCTCCGAAAGCGGTGGTTCCCGATCACCGAGTCGCGACTCGAGCGGTTCGACGGCTGGTTCGACCGCTGGGGGGGCGTCGCCGTGGCCATGAGCAACACGCTGTTGTTCGTTCGCGGGCTGCTCACGGTGCCCGCCGGCCTGTCCGAGATGGAGGGGCGATCGTTCCTCGTCCTGTCGGCCGCGGGCTCGCTCTCGTTCCAGTCGATACTCGCGGTGGTCTACCTGCTGGGCGGTCACTTGCTGGCGCTGGTCGGCGGTCACCTGCTGGTCTGA
- a CDS encoding aryl-sulfate sulfotransferase, protein MTETSLPSLARVRSALTRNRLRVAFVVLILVSAAAVVSASSGGISTASESDVPTAPATENHTVVTESGRAGTITAYAPDGDVLYYNNSRTKYFDVDPVEGDPLTVEYTATDTIHSEGPTCSDPPCARNVIERADLETGEVEVLYERYDYKETAGEWHDADRINETHVVVADIVADQVFIVNTETEVVDWLWDAQSEFSLESGHAYPNDWAHINDVEYIEGGGLGGRVVVSLRNQDQVVFLDQEEGLLEEWTLGSENDYDVQYEQHNPDYIPESQGGPAVVVADSENGRVQEFQREDGEWNRSWEWEDDQIQWPRDVDRLPNGNTLITDTHGNRVIEVNASGDIVWEVGSTLPYEAERLETGAESDGGQSAAALGLESRTAAESGGGGGGDGGGFGFDPLGYLGDLIENILPHRIYNALLFATPVWMGQSEFAAIGVALLTGLTWAALEIRWKLRDVGVRFRLPVYRSGD, encoded by the coding sequence GTGACCGAGACCTCGCTCCCGTCGCTCGCTCGCGTCAGATCGGCGCTGACTCGAAATCGACTCCGGGTCGCGTTCGTCGTCCTCATCCTCGTCTCGGCCGCGGCCGTCGTCAGCGCGTCCTCGGGCGGGATTTCGACGGCGTCGGAATCCGACGTCCCGACCGCCCCGGCGACGGAGAACCACACGGTCGTGACCGAGTCGGGACGGGCGGGGACGATCACCGCCTACGCGCCCGACGGCGACGTGCTATACTACAACAACTCGCGGACGAAGTACTTCGACGTCGACCCCGTCGAGGGCGACCCGCTGACCGTCGAGTACACCGCGACGGACACGATCCACTCCGAAGGGCCGACCTGTTCCGACCCGCCCTGCGCGCGGAACGTCATCGAGCGCGCCGACCTCGAGACCGGCGAGGTCGAGGTACTCTACGAGCGGTACGACTACAAGGAGACCGCCGGCGAGTGGCACGACGCGGATCGCATCAACGAGACCCACGTCGTCGTCGCCGACATCGTCGCGGACCAGGTGTTCATCGTGAACACCGAGACCGAGGTCGTCGACTGGCTCTGGGACGCCCAGAGCGAATTTTCGCTCGAGAGCGGTCACGCCTACCCCAACGACTGGGCCCACATCAACGACGTCGAGTACATCGAGGGGGGCGGGCTGGGGGGTCGCGTGGTGGTCAGCCTCCGGAACCAGGATCAGGTCGTCTTCCTCGACCAAGAGGAGGGCCTGCTCGAGGAGTGGACGCTCGGTAGCGAGAACGACTACGACGTCCAGTACGAACAGCACAACCCCGATTACATCCCGGAGAGTCAGGGCGGTCCGGCCGTCGTCGTCGCCGACTCCGAGAACGGCCGCGTCCAGGAGTTCCAGCGCGAGGACGGCGAGTGGAACCGCTCCTGGGAGTGGGAGGATGATCAGATCCAGTGGCCGCGGGACGTCGATCGACTCCCCAACGGCAACACGCTGATCACCGACACGCACGGCAATCGCGTCATTGAGGTCAACGCCTCCGGCGACATCGTCTGGGAAGTCGGCTCGACGCTCCCCTACGAGGCCGAACGCCTCGAGACCGGTGCCGAAAGCGACGGCGGACAAAGCGCCGCCGCACTCGGCCTCGAGTCGCGGACGGCGGCCGAGAGCGGCGGTGGCGGTGGCGGTGACGGTGGCGGGTTCGGGTTCGACCCGCTCGGCTACCTCGGCGATCTCATCGAAAACATCCTCCCACACCGGATCTACAACGCGCTCCTCTTCGCGACGCCGGTCTGGATGGGCCAGTCCGAGTTCGCCGCCATCGGCGTGGCGCTGCTGACGGGGCTGACGTGGGCCGCGCTCGAGATCAGGTGGAAGCTCCGCGACGTCGGCGTCCGGTTCCGACTGCCGGTCTATCGGAGCGGCGACTGA
- a CDS encoding universal stress protein, producing the protein MISRILVPTDGSDPARAALEHALDVATNYGATVQLLYVADTKTPSLTRLGGDVVDVLEREGDEIIADAAALAEDRGVDVATEVVQGDPRTVITDAATGERFDLVVMGAHGRRGIGEYVLGSTTDCVVNRSEVPVLTVRSAADATQRYPYTDILVPTDGSDHATVALDAAASIAARHGATLHLLSVVDELPEVIDAASTDLSEQLEENVQEVLDEAEATARRAGVDDVTTTIATGSVSREITSYADAEGIDLVVMGTHGHSDLDRHLLGSFTERVIRTSPVPVLTTRRADEQD; encoded by the coding sequence GTGATCAGTCGAATACTCGTTCCGACGGACGGGAGCGACCCCGCCAGGGCGGCTCTCGAGCACGCGTTAGACGTCGCCACCAACTACGGGGCGACGGTGCAGTTGCTCTACGTCGCCGATACGAAGACCCCGAGTCTGACGCGACTCGGCGGCGACGTCGTCGACGTCCTCGAGCGGGAGGGCGACGAGATCATCGCGGACGCCGCCGCGCTGGCCGAGGACCGCGGCGTCGACGTCGCGACCGAGGTCGTTCAGGGCGACCCGCGAACTGTGATCACCGACGCCGCGACCGGCGAACGGTTCGACCTCGTGGTGATGGGTGCCCACGGTCGGCGGGGGATCGGCGAGTACGTCCTCGGCAGCACGACGGACTGCGTCGTGAACCGAAGCGAGGTCCCCGTGCTGACCGTTCGGTCGGCGGCGGACGCGACGCAGCGCTATCCGTACACCGACATCCTCGTCCCGACGGACGGAAGCGACCACGCGACGGTGGCGCTGGACGCGGCCGCGTCGATCGCCGCGCGACACGGCGCGACGCTACACCTGCTGTCGGTCGTGGACGAACTGCCGGAGGTGATCGACGCGGCGTCGACCGATCTCTCCGAGCAGCTCGAGGAGAACGTTCAGGAGGTCCTCGACGAGGCGGAGGCGACCGCCAGGCGAGCGGGGGTCGACGACGTGACGACGACCATCGCGACTGGCTCGGTCTCCCGGGAGATCACGTCCTACGCCGACGCGGAGGGGATCGACCTCGTCGTGATGGGGACCCACGGTCACTCCGATCTCGACCGCCACCTGCTGGGGAGCTTCACCGAGCGCGTGATCCGGACGTCGCCGGTTCCGGTCCTCACCACGAGACGGGCGGACGAGCAGGACTGA
- a CDS encoding HalOD1 output domain-containing protein, with protein MGDQYSVQYDRLDDEPLSVAVADAVATFRDEDVTALEPLHYSINAEALERLFEPRADGLRTGGSVTFEYCDCLVTVTADGEIHVESA; from the coding sequence ATGGGGGATCAGTATTCCGTACAATACGATAGACTCGACGACGAACCGCTCAGCGTTGCCGTGGCGGACGCCGTCGCAACGTTCCGGGACGAGGACGTAACTGCACTCGAGCCGCTTCACTACTCGATCAACGCCGAGGCGCTCGAGCGACTGTTCGAACCGCGTGCGGACGGGCTCCGCACCGGCGGTTCGGTCACGTTCGAGTACTGCGATTGTTTGGTAACGGTCACCGCTGACGGCGAGATTCACGTCGAATCGGCCTAA